Proteins encoded within one genomic window of Lampris incognitus isolate fLamInc1 chromosome 1, fLamInc1.hap2, whole genome shotgun sequence:
- the si:ch211-153b23.3 gene encoding uncharacterized protein si:ch211-153b23.3, whose translation MATSNDFPASFYGEPGVLGMLANGISAFLVLLQNFNAARTGIQPEGVENILAGVHLIVIGGICQLIAGLLSFRKYDHLSGTAFIGYAALWASYGATRIYNGAAVETPTTEMILPIMNNMSLSDNLTLASNSSSYLTESAISGLIPYILLSFLLAFCSATVNYIMPFVFGAITLTLVFEAVALVASSWALVISGILELLILLFAIYGSAALLAKGLTQRLSLKGFGTPLFNVLLLGTANSASNQSVGQEKKKNTKYAEPMALGFLCDTVSPFVFLFYSFGYMKSFALGVTWVSIISGAQLLSSYYAHLRQDCYHTTKFGLHATYWLIKAWEEFVAYTLIIEDSKVASAREHMVGNWFFVAAALVLCIGSLKTDTMELIHNVLFFLLTISTVPQIPLKGYYIFFGVVCSLFTAASLYGTFSRLINSIAEKSLIPVGFQPISNDKLMRILGCCRSKVRDQGLSVHTDQTPDALFYLCNGMAALSALHTSVSSMNSSFLHLTVPWVLISGGLIQAYVSRLQVRQGGRFGSVIPSFYLAVWAAWTWFRFAGNLLQHSATATSGFTAGAIAFLVINAFLMLIAAYKNLVLLFLTTIMEVVLVCFLLSTLQKLPYQLEIAMLAVFSIICIYGALASLVNCIFSQTLLPMGPCILKHDKKQEAAQELPCAVADSRLTSGLLKISGLLEEGGVCGIPTDTVYALAASCKKPQAIERIYSIKDRPAEKPICICISSVEQLVAVKPPFSSLLWEFMRNVYPGGISCIVSKGDWLFRLGLGPAYDRVGTNDSIMIRVPDHTVTAHLCHITGPLAITSANPSGEPDSTHHSMVISRLGHKIQGVLCDGESNEVVASTVVNCLKIDEGTITIVREGCVPAAKVRQIFDCVKSSML comes from the exons ATGGCAACATCAAATGATTTCCCTGCCAGTTTCTATGGTGAACCGGGAGTACTTGGCATGCTAGCCAATGGGATCAGTGCATTCCTTGTACTTCTACAGAACTTCAATGCTGCACGCACTGGAATACAGCCAGAAGGGGTAGAGAACATTCTTGCAG GTGTTCATCTCATCGTGATTGGTGGTATATGTCAACTGATAGCTGGCTTGCTGTCATTCCGAAAATATGACCACCTAAGTGGCACTGCTTTCATTGGGTATGCTGCTCTCTGGGCCAGTTATGGTGCTACCCGGATCTACAATGGTGCTGCAGTTGAAACTCCCACTACAGAAATGATCCTACCGATTATGAACAACATGTCCTTGTCAGATAACCTGACTCTTGCTAGTAATTCATCCTCGTACCTAACAGAATCAGCTATCTCCGGCCTGATACCCTATATTCTACTCTCTTTTCTCCTTGCTTTTTGCTCTGCCACAGTCAACTACATCATGCCTTTTGTTTTTGGGGCCATCACGTTAACCCTAGTGTTTGAAGCAGTGGCTCTGGTGGCCAGTTCATGGGCACTTGTAATCTCTGGGATCCTGGAGCTTCTCATTTTGCTCTTTGCTATCTACGGCTCGGCTGCACTTCTTGCCAAAGGCCTCACTCAACGTTTATCACTCAAGGGCTTTGGAACTCCCCTCTTCAACGTCCTTCTGCTAGGCACGGCCAATTCAGCAAGTAACCAGTCTGTTGGCCAGGagaaaaagaagaacacaaaataTGCTGAACCAATGGCCCTGGGTTTTTTATGCGACACTGTTTCTCCATTTGTCTTTCTTTTCTACAGCTTTGGATATATGAAGTCCTTTGCATTAGGTGTTACATGGGTCTCTATTATCTCAGGTGCCCAGCTGCTCTCCAGCTACTATGCCCACTTGCGCCAAGATTGCTACCATACCACTAAGTTTGGCCTTCATGCTACATACTGGCTTATCAAGGCCTGGGAGGAGTTTGTGGCATATACTCTGATTATAGAGGACAGTAAAGTGGCTTCTGCGAGAGAACACATGGTGGGGAACTGGTTCTTTGTGGCAGCAGCTTTAGTGCTCTGCATAGGAAGCCTCAAAACAGATACCATGGAGTTGATTCATAATGTACTGTTTTTTCTGCTCACAATCTCCACTGTCCCCCAGATCCCTCTTAAAGGATACTACATATTTTTTGGTGTAGTCTGCTCCCTGTTTACCGCAGCTTCACTATATGGCACCTTCTCCCGTCTCATCAACTCCATTGCAGAGAAATCCCTGATCCCTGTAGGCTTCCAGCCCATCTCAAATGATAAACTTATGAGGATTCTGGGTTGCTGCAGGTCCAAAGTAAGAGATCAGGGGCTGTCAGTCCATACTGATCAGACTCCAGATGCCTTGTTCTACCTCTGCAATGGTATGGCAGCTCTCTCAGCACTCCATACTAGTGTGTCCAGCATGAATTCTTCCTTTCTCCATCTGACTGTTCCTTGGGTGCTCATATCTGGAGGCCTCATCCAGGCATATGTCAGCCGGCTGCAGGTCCGGCAAGGAGGACGCTTTGGATCGGTTATCCCATCCTTTTACCTAGCAGTGTGGGCTGCCTGGACTTGGTTTAGGTTTGCAG GTAACTTGCTCCAGCATTCTGCAACGGCAACCTCCGGTTTCACAGCGGGAGCCATTGCTTTTCTGGTCATTAATGCTTTCCTTATGCTGATTG CGGCATACAAAAACTTGGTTCTGCTGTTTCTAACAACAATCATGGAGGTGGTACTGGTGTGTTTCCTTCTCTCCACCCTGCAGAAACTGCCATACCAACTAGAAA TTGCCATGCTCGCAGTGTTCTCAATAATTTGTATATATGGAGCCTTGGCATCACTGGTCAACTGCATCTTCTCACAAACACTGCTGCCAATGGGCCCATGCATATTAAAG CATGACAAGAAGCAGGAGGCAGCCCAAGAGCTACCTTGTGCTGTGGCTGACTCTCGACTTACAAGTGGTCTTCTAAAGATCTCTGGACTACTGGAGGAAGGTGGTGTGTGTGGTATCCCAACTGACACAGTGTATGCCCTGGCTGCATCCTGCAAAAAACCCCAGGCCATAGAGAGGATCTACAGCATTAAA GACAGACCAGCAGAAAAACCCATTTGCATTTGTATTTCAAGCGTGGAGCAGCTGGTGGCAGTCAAACCCCCCTTCAGTTCGCTTCTCTGGGAGTTCATGAGAAATGTGTACCCTGGAGGCATCAGCTGCATCGTCAGCAAGGGAGACTGGCTCTTCAGACTGG GTTTGGGACCAGCTTATGACCGTGTGGGGACAAATGACAGCATCATGATCCGTGTCCCTGACCACACCGTGACCGCACACCTGTGCCACATCACCGGACCGCTCGCTATTACCTCCGCCAACCCAAGCGGTGAACCGGACAGTACGCACCACAGCATGGTGATCAG CCGACTGGGACACAAGATCCAGGGGGTGCTATGTGATGGGGAGTCTAATGAAGTTGTGGCCTCCACTGTGGTCAACTGCCTAAAGATTGATGAGG GGACCATTACTATTGTGAGGGAAGGCTGTGTCCCTGCAGCTAAAGTTCGACAGATCTTTGACTGTGTGAAAAGCAGTATGCTGTga
- the irg1l gene encoding immunoresponsive gene 1, like isoform X1: MLSKLQKTIRPVCAMRGIHKTSVEVVEHPAHEKTVTGSFGRFISEIKPQHLSSTVLHRSKRMVLDSIGVSLLGSTTDVFELALQHCLYMYAPDDISSVYGRRGTRLSPTLAAFVNGVATHSMDFDDTWHPATHPSGAVLPALLAISDMMPKNNKPSGLDMLLAFNIGIEIQGRLMRFSNEAHNIPKRFHPPSVVGTMGSAAASASLLSLDRYQCSHALAIAASLAGAPMANAATQSKPLHIGNASRLGMEAALLASRGLEASPLILDAVAGVAGFNAFYEDYVPKTLSSPNEGHSFLLEEQDIGFKRFPAHLGMHWVVDAAASVHKLLVGADSGTVAPHQVQDILLRIPQSKYINRPFPESEHQARHSFQFNACSALLDGTVMVQSFSPAALRRPDLLALLSRVRVEHPDDNPANFDRMYGEVQVTLVGGDILKGRCDTFYGHWRNPLTSESLREKFRDNAGAVLPPERVEGLIEAVEGLDKLGDCTPLLLCLQ; encoded by the exons ATGCTCTCCAAACTACAG AAAACTATTAGACCAGTGTGTGCAATGAGGGGCATACACAAGACCTCAGTGGAAG TTGTGGAGCATCCAGCCCATGAGAAAACAGTCACTGGCAGCTTTGGGAGGTTCATCAGTGAGATCAAGCCCCAACACCTGTCCTCCACGGTGCTCCACCGAAGTAAAAGGATGGTGCTGGACAGCATCGGAGTAAGCCTCCTCGGCAGCACCACGGATGTGTTTGAACTGGCCCTCCAGCACTGTCTG TACATGTACGCTCCTGATGACATCAGCTCGGTGTACGGACGCAGGGGCACAAGGCTTTCCCCAACACTTGCAGCCTTTGTCAATGGAGTGGCG ACTCACTCCATGGACTTTGATGATACTTGGCATCCTGCAACTCACCCCTCAGGAGCAGTCCTTCCTGCTCTGTTAGCCATCAGTGACATGATGCCAAAGAACAACAAACCCAGTGGCCTGGACATGCTGCTGGCTTTCAACATTGGCATTGAGATCCAGGGCCGACTGATGAGATTCTCCAACGAGGCCCACAACATCCCCAAGAG ATTCCACCCTCCCAGTGTAGTAGGGACCATGGGAAGTGCAGCagcctctgccagtctcttaTCTCTGGATCGCTACCAGTGCAGCCATGCTTTGGCCATTGCTGCCTCTTTAGCTGGAGCCCCAATGGCGAACGCTGCCACCCAGTCAAAGCCCCTCCACATTGGCAATGCTTCACGACTGGGCATGGAGGCTGCTCTGCTGGCCTCTCGAGGTCTAGAAGCTAGTCCGCTGATCCTGGATGCTGTTGCAGGCGTTGCAGGCTTCAATGCCTTTTATGAAGACTATGTGCCAAAAACTTTGAGCTCACCCAACGAAGGCCATTCCTTCCTGTTAGAGGAGCAGGACATTGGCTTCAAGCGTTTCCCCGCCCACCTGGGGATGCACTGGGTGGTAGATGCAGCCGCATCTGTCCATAAGCTTCTTGTTGGGGCTGATTCTGGCACAGTTGCCCCTCACCAGGTCCAGGACATCCTGCTCAGAATCCCTCAGTCCAAGTACATCAACAGACCTTTCCCTGAGTCTGAGCACCAGGCACGCCACTCTTTTCAGTTCAATGCCTGCAGTGCTCTCCTCGATGGTACAGTGATGGTGCAATCCTTTTCCCCTGCTGCTTTGAGGCGACCTgacctgctggcgctgttgagcCGTGTCCGTGTGGAGCATCCCGACGACAACCCAGCCAACTTCGATCGCATGTATGGCGAAGTCCAGGTGACGCTTGTTGGTGGTGATATTCTGAAAGGTCGCTGTGACACCTTCTATGGCCACTGGCGCAACCCGCTGACCAGCGAGAGTCTGAGGGAGAAGTTCAGGGACAACGCAGGGGCAGTGCTCCCCCCAGAGAGAGTGGAGGGCCTGATTGAGGCAGTAGAGGGGCTGGACAAACTTGGAGACTGCACACCCCTTCTCTTGTGTCTGCAGTGA
- the irg1l gene encoding immunoresponsive gene 1, like isoform X2, with translation MYAPDDISSVYGRRGTRLSPTLAAFVNGVATHSMDFDDTWHPATHPSGAVLPALLAISDMMPKNNKPSGLDMLLAFNIGIEIQGRLMRFSNEAHNIPKRFHPPSVVGTMGSAAASASLLSLDRYQCSHALAIAASLAGAPMANAATQSKPLHIGNASRLGMEAALLASRGLEASPLILDAVAGVAGFNAFYEDYVPKTLSSPNEGHSFLLEEQDIGFKRFPAHLGMHWVVDAAASVHKLLVGADSGTVAPHQVQDILLRIPQSKYINRPFPESEHQARHSFQFNACSALLDGTVMVQSFSPAALRRPDLLALLSRVRVEHPDDNPANFDRMYGEVQVTLVGGDILKGRCDTFYGHWRNPLTSESLREKFRDNAGAVLPPERVEGLIEAVEGLDKLGDCTPLLLCLQ, from the exons ATGTACGCTCCTGATGACATCAGCTCGGTGTACGGACGCAGGGGCACAAGGCTTTCCCCAACACTTGCAGCCTTTGTCAATGGAGTGGCG ACTCACTCCATGGACTTTGATGATACTTGGCATCCTGCAACTCACCCCTCAGGAGCAGTCCTTCCTGCTCTGTTAGCCATCAGTGACATGATGCCAAAGAACAACAAACCCAGTGGCCTGGACATGCTGCTGGCTTTCAACATTGGCATTGAGATCCAGGGCCGACTGATGAGATTCTCCAACGAGGCCCACAACATCCCCAAGAG ATTCCACCCTCCCAGTGTAGTAGGGACCATGGGAAGTGCAGCagcctctgccagtctcttaTCTCTGGATCGCTACCAGTGCAGCCATGCTTTGGCCATTGCTGCCTCTTTAGCTGGAGCCCCAATGGCGAACGCTGCCACCCAGTCAAAGCCCCTCCACATTGGCAATGCTTCACGACTGGGCATGGAGGCTGCTCTGCTGGCCTCTCGAGGTCTAGAAGCTAGTCCGCTGATCCTGGATGCTGTTGCAGGCGTTGCAGGCTTCAATGCCTTTTATGAAGACTATGTGCCAAAAACTTTGAGCTCACCCAACGAAGGCCATTCCTTCCTGTTAGAGGAGCAGGACATTGGCTTCAAGCGTTTCCCCGCCCACCTGGGGATGCACTGGGTGGTAGATGCAGCCGCATCTGTCCATAAGCTTCTTGTTGGGGCTGATTCTGGCACAGTTGCCCCTCACCAGGTCCAGGACATCCTGCTCAGAATCCCTCAGTCCAAGTACATCAACAGACCTTTCCCTGAGTCTGAGCACCAGGCACGCCACTCTTTTCAGTTCAATGCCTGCAGTGCTCTCCTCGATGGTACAGTGATGGTGCAATCCTTTTCCCCTGCTGCTTTGAGGCGACCTgacctgctggcgctgttgagcCGTGTCCGTGTGGAGCATCCCGACGACAACCCAGCCAACTTCGATCGCATGTATGGCGAAGTCCAGGTGACGCTTGTTGGTGGTGATATTCTGAAAGGTCGCTGTGACACCTTCTATGGCCACTGGCGCAACCCGCTGACCAGCGAGAGTCTGAGGGAGAAGTTCAGGGACAACGCAGGGGCAGTGCTCCCCCCAGAGAGAGTGGAGGGCCTGATTGAGGCAGTAGAGGGGCTGGACAAACTTGGAGACTGCACACCCCTTCTCTTGTGTCTGCAGTGA